ggcttttttgtggcattggcgcagtaaaggcttctttctgtcaacttgaccatgcagctcatttttgttcaagtatcgtcatattgtgctccttgaaacaaccacagtgtctttttccagagcagcttgtatttctcttgaggttacctgtgggtttttctatgtatcctgaacaattcttctggcagttgtggctgaaatctttcttggtctacctgaccttggcttggtatcaagagatccctgaattttccacttcttaataagtgattaaacagtactgactggcattttcaagactttggatatttttttatatccttttccatctttattaagttccattaccttgttacgcaggtcttttgacagttcttttttgcttcccatggctcagtatctagcttgctcagtgcatccacgtgagagctaacaaactcattgactgtttatacacagacactaattgcaatttaaaaagccacaggtgtgggaaattaacctttaattgccatttaaacctgtgtgtgtcaccttgtgtgtctgtaacaaggccaaacattcaagggtatgtaaacttttgatcagggccatttgggtgatttctgttatcattatgatgtaaaaaggagccaaacaactatgtgataataaatggcttcatatgatcactatccttaaataaaaatcaatgccaaaatttcacaatttctgccagggtatgcaaacttttgagcacaactgtatatatatatactgtagaaattcaattaaatgtaaaagttaatatacaaatttatatcattattttatatgacatttctttaaaagtttcaTCATGTGATTCCTCAGGTGAAGAAAAATCAGCAGGCCATCGTGAGCTTTCTGGAGGCCAACCGGATCAACTTTGAGGAGGTTGACATCACCATGCTGGAGGATCAGAGGCTCTGGATGTACCGGAACATTCCGGAGGAGAAACGACCTGAAAAGGGCAATCCTCTCCCCCCTCAGATCTTCAATGGAGACGACTATTGTGGCGTGAGTCTGCCTCACATgtacaataaattattttaattagaaaCTAATCTATGTGCTTAATAGGTCAAACTATGGAGGGGTGAGACAGCTGCtgtcattaaaacattattatttaattcaaaGACTAACTAATAGCCTCTGATCAGAAGCAAATTTATTGCCAGACACTCGCACATTGGTTAGAACTTCATCAATATCCCACAGAGCTCAATTCATACAGTATTCATTGGTTCTGTAAAATGTTTTAGGGATTTGGAGGTATTCACTGAGGTAATACTCTTTTTAATCAGTGATAAGCTAAAAGCTCTTTGTCTGGCCAATGAGTCCACATTGTACTTGGTTTGAGAGgttgtttattaaaaatcaatacaTGTAAACAAAGATCTATGGTGTTAGCTGCATGTTCTTaggtaaaatgtatttgtttctgACCCAATGAGGTTCAGTTGTTGGTTTTTTGGTCAttatacttaataataataatacttttaaggtgctttacATAGCAAAAAtgtaacctggtctcataaaatggTGTTTCtatacctagatttttgcttaatGATTTTGATGTAGCTTGTACACTACGTAAACACTAGAagcgctacaacaacaacaaaaaatgtagtcactttcacacaaatcataagtcaaacagcagattatcagttcataagcaCTTTTTGCTTTGTTCCTCACTctgtgctatcttatgacatctaaacacttttactatatcgcATGACTTGGAAGGCAGTACATTTTAACGTTAGCATAACCAATTTCATTTACAAACTTGTTCAAATAGGATCAAGTTGCACACTAGCTCAACCGATTTTTCAACCGCATTGTACTTGCGACACAAAGGACTGCTGTGCTAATCcagaagagcatgtgagtcgacatttgagccaaaagtgtcatagaagcaccacaaaattatgtttttcttctaacatttgcttttattgacactaacggttaggttaaggtttaaggtttagggttgggagttAGGTTTTGAgggtctgtttgggagaacatttaacttgctttttagtgccacatagtggacatttcacctcggaactgccatgaAACGTGATGAATCACTGAAtatccttttgcaaaaatgttaccacattcacataattttaacatataaaaatacaaaatatatataatataaacacatatattaaaagcaataaaaattatgaaatacaaaatacaacaacaacaacaaaaagattgGATTCCAatgtgtggcagacaagcctcttgttcatcgggaaaggaggaagcaggaaccgggttaacaattaaaaaactttaattacaacataaaacgctgaactgaaacataaacaatgacacactcacacagctttgtgcgtctctctctctccctctggcgTCCCCAGCTcctcctgctgattgggcaactcggCGCCAGGCCTTCATCCTCTCGgtccggccatgccctcctcctcgtcacacaatgAAATATGAGTCAATCCCTCTGTTATATCACTTGGGAGCGAATTCTACAATTTGGGAGCATTTGAAGAGGAACCCCTGTCCCCCACAGAATGTAAACGCTTCATCTGATCCTTGGCGGATGTTGTAGCACCAATTTATTTTTCAGCCAATTACATTCAAATGTCTTTTTGTCTCATGATTCTCTCTAGccaatcacacaaacacatgggATTACCTTTATTGGGAAGGAAACAAGACACAGTCAGTGCATTTTTTTCAGACTTTTTCCATGCAGTATAAAAAGCCCTAGACTGTATTCAGGTGCCTGGACTGCTGTGGTGGAGCGATGCCGAACAGTTCCCCTTGTCtgtttttaattagcattttagTGTAATATGTCAGTGTGTCCCTCTTGCCTTTTAGGGCTGAGGAGTCAGCAAGCCATCAAAGTTCTGATCTTAAATTAGAGTTCAAGCAGCATTTACAATGGGAAGGTTTGTATGCATTTTGTGAATGACTCATGGCAGTAATATTTGGATTTTGCTGAGTGCTCTGTTGATGTAATCTCACAATAATCCTGATTACTCTCAACCCCGCCTCAGCATTTCTCTAAGCCAATGAGAACTGCAGATCTGCTACCTTCACAACATGTCTCAAGGATTAACCATTGACGCTAATAGAGGGCAAGAGGAGGCGTTGAAACATTTAGAGCTAGCGTGTTACACTTTCAAAGGAAATATGCCCAAAACCATTTAGGTACTTCAATATAGATTATTATTCAGAGTATAATGTTTACAGATGTACACTGTCATTTTGCAGGACTATGAAGATTTCTTCCAGTCTAA
The genomic region above belongs to Myxocyprinus asiaticus isolate MX2 ecotype Aquarium Trade chromosome 28, UBuf_Myxa_2, whole genome shotgun sequence and contains:
- the LOC127418695 gene encoding SH3 domain-binding glutamic acid-rich-like protein 2, which gives rise to MVIRVYIASSSGSIAVKKNQQAIVSFLEANRINFEEVDITMLEDQRLWMYRNIPEEKRPEKGNPLPPQIFNGDDYCGDYEDFFQSKETNTVFSFLRLRSQPSVKDSES